CTTGCGATTCAGAGATGCAATCATTTCTTCCGACGTTCTTATTCCTATACCATGGCCGAAGTATAAGTTGTCGCCTAATAAGATCGTATTCTCTCCTTGCCATTCAGGCGTTTTTGGGTCATGGTCTGGATTGCTGAAATAGACAACATCTCCCGGGTAAGCCTCATTCTTATTATGTGTCATCTTTAGCCGCAAGTCACTGTCATATTTCCAATCCCTTAAGTACAAATTTCTGAAATATGCATTAAATGTTTGCTGATGAATAGAGTCGAGTGTACCCTTGTACAAAATAATCACCATTGCGGTTGCACATTCAAAGGCATAGAGATGTCCATTTTCGAAAATATCATTGATCCCATCCGAAGGTAAGACTTCGCTCTTCAGTCTGAAGCCACCATTTTCTGTGAGTGTCCATAATTGGTTATTACATCGGGAATTTTTGAAGGTAGCAAAGCTCGCTTTACTAGCATCTAACGCTATGGCCGCCTCCACGATGTTCGTTCTCATTTTCAATTCGAATTCCAAAGCCTCAAGCGAATCATAATGATAGACCACTGGGCTTTTTTTCTTTTGATTCACAATATACTTGTCTAGATCCGATAGCGGTAACGTATTTAATTGCTCTATATCATAACCCGAGATTAAGATCATCGTAATTCCTCCATGTACGTTCTAAGTATAGGTTATTGTACGTGGGTAATTCGATGTTTGTGCTTACATTTATTGCACAGGATTTCTAGAACACTTCTGTTTTGAGGCTTCCCAACATAACATGGGATAAAAATCATCTAATGAGGATGTGTTTCATGAACGATGCTGGGCCTCTTTCCCGACACCTTAAAAAACCTAACTTTCTCGTGTTCCTCGTGGATGAGGAACGATATCCCCCCGTTTATGAAAATACGGAAATAAAAGAATGGCGCCGACAAAACCTGAGTACACAGGAACTTTTGAAGACTCATGGGCTGGAATTCCACAGGCATTATATTGGTAGCGCTGCATGCTCCCCTAGTCGGGCTACCTTATTGACCGGTCATTATCCGTCTCTTCATGGCGTCAGCCAGACAACCGGAATCGCAAAAGAGCCCTTCGACTCCGATATGTTTTGGTTGGATCGAGACACCGTTCCTACGATGGGCGATTACTTTCGCGCGGCCGGATACCAGACCTACTATAAAGGGAAATGGCATATATCCTATGAAGATATTGTCATCCCTGGTACGCATATAGGCCTCTCTAGCTATAATCCATTGACAGGTGTACCTGATAAAAAACGAGAAGAATTATATAGGCGCACCAACCGCCTAGACAATTTCGGATTTTCCGGTTGGATCGGCCCGGAGCCTCACGGCAAAGATCCTCGAAATTCCGGTTCTTCCGCTTCTTTCGGAGTAAGTGGCAGAGACGAAGTTTATGCTTCAGAAGTCGTCGAGCTCATTGAATCCCTTGATCGCCAGAAAATTCATAACCAAAATGCCAAGCCTTGGTTTACCATAGCCTCATTTGTGAACCCGCACGATATTGTTTTATATGGTGCTCTTACTGCGCATCTGCCAACGTTTCGGTTTGAGGTGGAACCTATGCCAGAGGTGTTCCCTCCTCCAACCATAAACGAACCTCTATTTACGAAACCGCGCTGTCAAGCAAGCTATCGGGATATCTACCCAAGAGCTTTACAGCCCATTATCGATCAGCCCTTTTACCGTAAGCTTTACTACCAGTTACAAAAAAATACCGATCAGCAAATGTTTAAGGTGTTTGAGGCTCTTACCCGCTCCTCTTTCTATGATAATACGATTGTTATTTTTACATCTGATCATGGGGATCTGCTAGGCGCTCATGGTAACGGTAACCTTCATCAAAAATTTTACTGTGCCTACGAAGAGGCTCTGCACGTCCCTTTCGTCATTCATCATAAACATCTTTTTCCGCAGCATAATCATTCACATACACTTACAAGCCACGTGGATCTCCTACCTACCTTGCTTGGACTAGCGAATGTTGACATAGCAGAGATTCAGAACCGTTTGAAAAGCAATTTTAGCGAAGTACATCCCTTTGTGGGACGCAACCTCACTCCTCTAGTTCTAGGACAGAATCAATCTGTGATAGTAGATGAGCCCATTTATTTCATGACCGACGACGATATTACTCGAGGTCAACACCAAGTAAACCCACTAGGAAAAGCGTATCCTTCTGTTATTCAACCTAACCATGTCGAGACCATAATTACGACCCTACATAGGAATAACAGCATAGAATTGTGGAAGTTCTCCCGCTATTTCGATAACATTCAATTTTGGAGCCATCCAGGGACGAAAGATGAAACCTTTGAGCCAATGAATGGTATGACTTGTGGACGTGACCCTTTTAGGATCGCGCGGATCAAAACACAACCTATTCATGATGAATATGAGCTATATAACTTAACAGATGATCCATTAGAAACACGCAACCTTGCATATCATACTTTTGCAACACAGCATACCCAAAACATTCAACAAAGGATGATGCATTTACTGGAGGAACAGCGGATACAAAAGCGAATGTACCCAGCTCAATCAAACACGTAAACAAAAGAAATAAAGTCCTTAATTGGACTGCCTAAGTCGATGTATTCACTTGTTAACCTCTGCTAACATTTTATCCAACAAAAAGATATACAGGGACGACGGGCAACCAGCAGATTAGCACAAATATCCTTGCTTAATTTAAACCACGCTAGATCTCATTTCTTCATCCAACCGTTGAAATGCTATCTTCACCTTATCCTTAGGTAGTTCAGCATAGTGATCTCCAATACCTACTTCACAATAGCAGGTTGTTTCGCTAGTTTTTCTTAGTGATTGCGTTAATCCTACATCTGTTGACTCATAAATACGGATTAATATAGACTCCAGTTGCTCTATAGGCATATCAAAATGAACATGAAACATATTCGATACCGGCTCTACTGGCATAGTCGCGACACCATGGCACTGGTTATATAACTCTGCTAGTTCTTTGGCTTCTTCATAATACTGTCCCATCTTATGAACGCGCTGTTTGAAATAATAATCGGAACTTAAGATATAGGGATATAAACTGATTAGATCTCCACCGTGCCGTCTTTTCCATACCTTTGATTCATTCGTAAAAGCCTTGTCACCTGCGAGAATGGCCCCTGCAATCCCGCCAATTCCCTTATAAAAGGATACATACACACTATCAAAGAGTGCACAGACTTCAGCAGCTGACTTTTGATAATAAGGTAAAATTTCAAAAAGTCTAGCTCCATCCAGATGAAGCTTGATCTCTTGTTCACGGCAATAGGTGGAAATAGCTTCAAGCTCTGCGTAATCCGGTAATTGTCCACCGATCTCTCGCTGAGGTAATTCCAGCAATAAACAAGCAATGCCTTCAGGCATGTGCTGAACGTCTTCCAACCCAATTAATCTGCCATTGTCCGCGAGCAAGACGGGTTCTATGTGATGCAATTCTTTTAGGCCATCTTCTTCATGAATCTCCAAATGACATAAGGGATGATAGGCGACTCGTCTCACTCCCTTTTGATCACACCATATTCTTAAAGCAATCTGCTGAGCCATCGTTCCACTAGGAAAAAACACTGCCGTTTCTTTCCCTAAATATTCTGCCATCTGTTCCTGAAAATCTTCAATTACTTTACCTTTGCCATAGACATCACTTTCCAGACTCCCATCGATATCTTTCAAGGCTTCCATTAATACTTGAACGTTTCGTTTGCCGTGACCTCCCACTGGATAAGCTGCTTGGTTAAATGCTGTTGATAAAGACTTCGTATTGTTCATCATGATACAACTCCTTTTCGTTTTGATCCTCGTTATTCAATATGATAAGTATATCTTTTCATACATGAGCTGTCTCTAAATCAATATGAACGATATCATTTGAGTATAATCCCCTCACATTATCGTATATGACAACAAGCCGACCGCATGCGGTCAGCTTGTTGTCGATGGAGGTGGTACCGCATTTTATTGGGCGATTTATTTGATTGTTTCAATTAATGCATATATTAATTTCACCGGGGTCTCTCCTTAGAGTTGGTTGATCCAAACTGGAATTGTGATAAGCCCCAGTGATATTACAACTAAACTTCTTGTTAAGACTATACTCAATTTTTTATTATTCTCGGATTTATACCAGCCCAAACTGAAAGTAATTTCGGTATAGTACTAAAAAAAGAGTCCAATTTCCCACTGCCATTGTCCAATAATAAATGGGTTGATCATAGATCATTTGATATATTTATCTTTCTATCCCACCTAAAATAAAGGTCATTAATTTAATCATAATGTCTTAGCATCCCTTCATTTTATTACGTGAATTTCTACGTACGTTCAGCTTCTTGGTACCTCTTTCTACAGATCTCCTAACCCTTTGAATACATTATTTTCAATTTCAAAATCCCTTTCATCACCTTTTATCAGATAAATCTGTGCATTTTTAATGGATGCTACTATTAATGAATTACCAAAATTCATTGTATTATATTTGTTATGAAGTTCACCTTCACTCTGTTCTTTACTAGCTTCCTCGTTAAACACATATATTGAAAAAATATGATTCGGAGCAATATTAAATGTGACTTGTTCGCTCGCAACCTCAGATTTAATGATAAGATCTCTCTTTTCTAAATCGAACCCAGATTCTTCAAGATGATTAGTAATTTCTGATAATGTAAGATATTTATCTTCATAAGTTTCATTATTACAACCACTTATCAAGACAACTAAAATCACAAAACAAAACAATAATTCATTCATATTATACCTCTTCCTTTTTGTAATCTTCGGACTACTTCTTCTTCCACAGACTTGCCCATAGAAATGGATTTCCAAAATAATCCTTGTTCATCCTTCTCAATCATGTGTCTAATTTCAACTAGTTCAAAGTCAACGGATAAAATACCCGCCAGCTTCTCCGCGCTATATGCTAGGCCGCCAAGCAATCTACGTTCATTATAAACATCGTAATCAATGTGGTAAAAGATGATGTAATAAGCAATTCGACGTAGGACTAGCTAAACCTGTCAATAAGGACGTATAATAGTAATAAGTCCGGTAAATACAGCGCTTTCAATCGGCTTATATTTTCAAATTGTCGCACTCGGAGGAATTGATATTATGAGATTGGAAAAGGATTTTCTTGGTACTAAAGAAGTTCCATCAGAAGCTTATTATGGTATCCAAACCATGCGAGCAGCGGAGAATTTTCCGATTACCGGACAGCGCATTCACCCCGAGCTGATCCGTGCCATGGCCATGGTCAAGAAAGGCGCTGCCATTGCAAATATGGAAATCAAACGGCTACTCTCTGACAAGGGAAATGCCATTGTTCAAGCAGCCGATGAAATTATTGGAGGCAGATGGTTCGATCAATTCATTGTCGATCCCATTCAAGGCGGAGCAGGCACGTCGATTAATATGAATACCAACGAGGTCATTGCCAATCGTGCCCTTGAACTAACAAACAAAGAAAAAGGCAGTTACGCAGATATCAATCCGAACAATCATGTAAACATGGCTCAGTCTACGAATGATGCCTTCCCCACAGCAGTACATTTAGCAGTACTGACAATGATTGAGAAGTTGCTTGAGACCATGAAAGATTTGCATAAAGCATTCAGCGATAAATCCGAGGAGTTTGACGGTGTTATCAAAATGGGTCGTACCCACTTGCAAGATGCAGTACCTATTCGCCTCGGACAAGAGTTCCAAGCTTACGCTCGCGTGTTAGGAAGAGATATTAACCGGCTAGGAGCCACGAGGACCAATCTGCTTAATATTAATATGGGAGCAACAGCGGTCGGTACTGGGCTAAATGCAAATGTACGCTATATTCAACGGGTCGCAGAAATACTTGCAGAACTGAGTGGCTTTCCTCTAGAGCCTGCTGATCATCTTGTAGATGCAACGCAGAACACGGACGCCTATACAGAAGTTTCAGCCGCGTTGAAAATTTGCATGATGAACATGTCAAAAGTGGCTAATGACATCCGTCTGATGGCATCCGGTCCAAGAGACGGATTAGGCGAGTTAACGCTTCCCTCTCGCCAACCAGGCTCATCCATTATGCCGGGTAAAGTAAACCCCGTCATGTGCGAAGTCATCAATCAGATTGCTTTCCAGGTCATCGGTAACGACCATACCATTTGTCTCGCGTCAGAAGCCGGTCAACTTGAACTGAACGTCATGGAACCAGTACTGGTCTACAACTTACTACAGTCGCTAGAAATTATGAATCAAGGCTTCCGGGTCTTTAGAGAGTATTGTATTGAAGGAATTCAGGCGAACATAGATCGGTGTCGTGAACATGTTGAGAACAGTGTAGGCATCATAACAGCACTGAATCCTCACTTGGGCTATGAAGCGGTATCCCGGATCGCGCGTGAAGCCATCATGACCGGTAAATCCGTGCGTAGTCTGTGTCTGCTGTACAATGTGCTGACAGAAGAGGAACTGAATATCATACTCGATCCGTATCAGATGACGAACCCGGGTATAGCAGGCGAAGTATTACTTCAAAGGGAGTAATATATACTCCTTGCATCGGCAAGTTCGACAGCATCAATATCTATTTTTTTAGAAATTATGTTCAATCGATTAAGGGGTAGAACCAAGATATTAGGTTCTACCCCTTTTTTACGTTGTCATTCAAAATCAGACTAAACCTGCACGAATAGCCTCACTTTAAATTGCGAACACTTATCAGAAGTCTGGGACTATTCTACACAAGATCACAAACCCATACTGAGCCTTATCATATCCTTGCACTGAATTCCATCCTCAAATATTTCTTCTTCATAATTTCTTATGAAAAAATCATGATCTATTCCTGTTATTCTAAATCCACATTTTTGGTATAGTCTTAATTGTTGAATACTTGAATTACCTGTTCCAATCTCTATTGATGTTGCTTTGAACTGTTTTGCTACTTCAATAGCCTTTATTATGAGTTTTCTTCCAATTCCTTGTCCTTGGTATGTTTCCTTAACGGCTATGTTTACTATTTCTACGGTTTGTGGATGAGTATGAATTAATACAAACTCCCCTATAATATCACTTTTATGTTTAGCCAAGTAACATATGCCTTTATCTATATAACTATCTATTAACATTTTTGATGGATCTGCAAGTAAGAGCAAATCATATGGAATAACCCCGTTAGTATCTAGTGGTTTAATATCGATCTCCAAATTAAGCACCCTCTTCTCTCTCATGATTATTCAGCACTTATTCAATAGACTTCATTTCCATTGGCAGTTCTTTATCATTAATCCATGCTTCTACTATTTTATTGAATAAATCAGGGCTTGCTAAAGAAACTCCGTGTCCAACCTTGGGAAGGATGTAACCTCGGCAATTATTGTTGCTTTTAGTAATAAAGATAGCTGATTTCTTCATCATTGTTTTCTCTTTATCTCCAACTAACACTAGTATCTTTGCATGACTATGTACAAATTGATCTGATAATTGATAAGACATATTCTCTTCTAAAATCTTAATTAGAGCATCCACACTCATTTGTTTAGTATCACTAAAATACAAATCAAAGTACTCTTCACGAACATATAATACTTTGGCTTGAAGTTTTGCAAAAGATTTGTTCTTGGTTAATGGCATCATGACCCGGGTTATAGGATTAATGATAGATTTGAAATAGTTCATAGGAATAACAAGTCCACTCACAATAATCGCCCGATCAATCATTTCTTCCTTCATACTTAATATTTCTAAGGCTATTTGAGCACCCAGAGAAAACCCTATCATCGTAATCTCCTGACCATTTCTTCTTTCTTGTATGATACCGATGATATCTTTTGCTGCTTTATTTATAGATAGAAATTCCTCACCTCCACTTTTACCGTGACTAGGTAGATCAGGAATCAATACATAGTATTTATCTTTAAAAAAGTCCACTTGCTTGTCCCACATCCAACCACTTACTCCCCCGCCATGTAAAAATATCATGATTGGAGAATTCCTATTTCCGAATTCTTTAACATATAGTCCCATACTGACCTCCGATAAAATGTTATGGTTTAGGTTGTAATCATGTTCTCTTATCAATCATTTACAAACGTTCTTTCTCTTTATATCTACTTTCTCATCTACTCCAGCTTTCTCAAGTTTGGCTAAGAGAGCATCAGCCCCATTATTTTTCAATTTAAAATTCATTTCTTCCGTATAGAGTGGCATCAAATTAATGTAACTAATGTGTAATAGTTCCTTTTCTTCGTTGGTTTCACAATAAGAATATCTATATGGACAAGATCAGATATTATTTCATGAAAAACACCATCAATTTCACCTATGTACTTTTCAACATGCTTCGAGATCCCGAAGGAGAAAGTTCTTGGCTCATATTGCCTCCTATATATCATTATTTCTCTTAACACTACCATATTATCATATTCTGGTAACTGTTTAGCCTGTACAGAATCCTAATATTCTAGAAATCATAAATACCAGCCATTCATATCTGTAATTCTCTCTGTAATCCTTTCTCGAATATTGAATATGGTATAGTTATATCTAACTAAAAGAATTAGGATGGGACAATCATATGGCTTTTGGAATCAAAAGAGAAGAATTAAGCGCGTGGAAGGAAGCTGTAAACAGAGGTGAGATAGCGTTTCTAACGCACTATTGGCTAGATCCACGCTTCCCCGATATCACCACAGTCACTAAAGTGGGCTGTTCAGACCTTGAAAGGTTATCTAAGTGGTGTATCGATCATGGATTACCACCCCAATATATTCATAATCGATCCTCATTTCCCCATTTTGATCTTATAGGTCCAAGACAGAAGGATATCCTTATCGAAGAAAACTTGTTGCAACACGTAGAGCATTTTAAGATGAGCTAATAGGCCAAGCCTCGTAAAATACCATACGTACATAATAATAAAGGCCATCCATAACCTGATGAAGGTATGAACGGCCTTTATTATTTCTAATCTAAATAGATGCTTGCCTAATGGCTGGATCACCCTCTGTACAATGTTAGACCGTTTTTAATTCTCACCTAAGAGTCTTAAGAGTTTTCTTCTCCGATTAATCGATTACGACCCGAAGCAACACCGAAAATGAGCAACAAGGATGTGATAACAAGCAACACGATAAGCGGTACATTCCACCCATTGGTCACATCGTGCAGATAGCCGAACAGTATCGGTCCTAACGCGGCCAGCAGATAACCTATCGATTGAGCCATACCGGACAACTCCGCCGCGTCATGTGCGTTAGAAGTTCGAAGTCCAAATAACATCATTGCAAGACTGAACGCACACCCTCCGCCGACTCCGATTAGAATCGCCCATAGAAGAACCAACGTATGATTTCCGGATAGTAGACCCCCAATACCACTGAAGAAAAAAAGAGCCGTCAAGATCATAAGGCCAATTTGATTTTTCATGCGTCCAGCTAAAATCGGCACGATAAAAGTAACCGGAAGGATAGCGAGTTGCATCAGAGAAAGTACCCATCCAGCGGAATCCGAACTCATCCCTTGAGATTTCAGAATATCAGGGAGCCAAGAAACGACAACATAAAAAATCATCGATTGCAGACCCATAAAGAGGGTCACTTGCCAAGCAAGAGGAGACTTCCACAAATTCGTTCGCTTTTCGTCCGACGTCGTTGTCTTCACTTTTTGTTGCCGCCGCCCTAGTTGGGGTATCCAAACGAGAAGGGCTATAAAAGCTAACATACCCCAAATTCCCAAAGCTCCCTTCCAGCCTAATCCTGTTAGATTGGCCACCGGTACACTGATTCCGGATGCAATAGCACCACTAAAATTCATTGAAACCGAATAAACGCCGATCATTATTCCAATTTTTAAAGGATACTTTTCTTTGATCAAGCTTGGCATCAATACATTGCACATGGATATCGCAAGACCCAAAATGACCGTCCCGATCAGCAATGAACCGATATTCCATGACGAACGCAAGACAATGCCGACAACCAGCAGGGATAGCGCTCCAAATAGAACAGGGGACATTCCAAAACGGCGAGCCAACTTCGGCGCAAGCGGTGATAGCAAAGCAAACGCTATTAACGGAAGCGTGGTAATCAAGCCCGCTAACGTATTCGATATACCCAAATCATCCCGAATGATCCCAATCAAAGGGCCTACTGAAGTTAAAGGGGCACGTAAATTCATCGCGATCAAAATAATTCCCAGAAGAAGTAGCCATCCTGTAGACGTTGGACGCGTTTTTGAGTTGATTCTAGGTTGTTTGGACTGCAACTATATTTCCTCCATCTCTATTGCTCGTTTTAATTCATTTATAAACAGATATACACTTTGGGCTGCCGCTTCACTATCTTGCGCGTATATTGCATCTACCAGTTGATCATGCTTTTTTTGCGGAAGGTTTGCATGAAATTGCTTCTTTATAAGAGCAGTAATAGAATCCTGAATGGCTTCAGTAATATGCGCATACAAGTCAATCAACATTCGATTTCCGGCCGATTCTACAATGGTCTGATGGAGCTTAATATCAGCGTCGACATACCGTTCTAAATCTCGTACTTCGCTAAACGAATTACATTCCTGTTGATAAAACCGAATTTTCTCTAAGTCCCCCTCAGTCCGCCTTTCAGCGGATAGCTTCGCAGCTTCTCGCTCTAGAGCATTCCGAACTTCCAGCGTTTCCAATAAGCTCGATTTTTGGACACGTCGTTGAATAGCCGTACCAAGTGCACTACTAGAAGATACATAAGTACCATCTCCCTGCTTTGTCGTCAGCACTCCGGCATGACACAACGCTTTTATACCTTCACGCAATGTATTGCGGCTGACATTCAATTCATGGACTAGATCCGGTTCAGGCGGGATTTTTTTTCCTATCGGCCATGTTCCAGATTCAATCAAGGATTCAATTTGAATAATGACTTGATCAACAAGGGTCAGACGTGTGGTTTTTTGTAGCATTTTTCAAACCTCCAAACATAGGATGACTGTACCAAATGAATTCTAACATATTTTAATCAATTTTAAAATCATAAGAAAAGATAAAATAGCTAAAGATGCATTTGCTCATGGCAAAGGCATCAAGTTTAAGGATGTTATAAATGAATTACTTCATTGAGTTATCATTACTACCTCCGAAAGAATGTATATATCACCGTACGGTTTCTGGTCTAAGCCAAGAAACGTCATACCCCAACTCACTAATAATATCAAGTCCATCTTGGAATTCTATTAAGTTTTCTCCAGTCCATCCATTCCTTAAGCCATATAAAATGAAATTTTTAATTATTTTTGTGTAATAACGGACTTCCAGTATTAGGATCATCCCATGTGCAAAAAAAGAATGTTAACGTTAACTTTTTCAATCCTTTTATAGATACTTTCAAGGTAATATTACTCGATTTTTCATTATATTTTTGATTTAGCACATATATATATTCTTTTTCACCTACAATAATTTTTCTTGTCTTTTTCTTCATAACTAAGCACCTTTTAGATTAGTTTTGATTTTTGCAGTATATTAATTATGCATAATTGAAATATCAGATGTTATGCCAATAGAAAGTATAATGTGAATGCTGATGAAAGCCTAATGACTTATAAAAAGAGTTATCAGAAATAACGTATGCTTTTTTAGCACCTAAGGAGTAGCATCTTTTTAAGGCTTCTAAAACCACCGCTTTACCAAGCCCCTTATGTCGGTACTCTGGGATTGTACATACAGGTTCAACGTAAGCATAATCAGTTTTTTGACTATACCATAAGCCGCAGTATGCAACATATTCCCCATCTTCATTTTCTGCAACAATATGTAGGAATGAATTCAAATTCGTTGCTGACAACATTACTTTTTGCTTATTCATAGTAGTTTCATCAACAGGTACATGTCCTTCGTTGTCAAATGCCTTCCATAGCAAATTATGATGCTTATATAAGTCCTTTTTTATATCAATATTTTTTACTGTTACACCTTCAGGAGTTATAAAATCAAGGCTAACATTCTCTAGTGTAAGTTCAAGTATGTTTTCAGTCAGATCATTCTTCACAAATTTATTACTGCGTAATAAGTCTAGAGTGTGAGTATCTGTATCATTCACCGCTATCCCAAGGCCATTTTCATTACTGAAAGTAGCAATGGCATATTCTAATATATCTTTTTCTAATTCTCCAAACCCTTGTTTAGTTGCAAAAAATGCTTCGCCAAAATAATGGTCGTAGGTTGCTATACCTACTAATTCATCATCACAATACCATAATCCAATTTTATCCATTAAGTCTCTGTTAAATTCAGGGTGAAAAAACATCCACTCCCATCTTGCCCAATTCCAATTTATATGTCTACGGTCATCTTTTGATAATTCAATCAAAAAATCACAAACTTTATCATAATAAGAATTATCAAAATTTCTAAATACAATGTTCATTTCAATCCCCCATAATATATAAATTATTTTTACGTCACAATGAAATACTATTGCACCCAAATACCTTTAATAAATTATACGCTATCATTCCAATAGTTGGGTTGGGTGATAAAGATTAATTATAACTGAAGGGATTTCTGTTCCGTTCGCTAGAGTAGATGCTATTATGATGAAAGGGTTTTATGCTCTTGCGACAATTTCTTATAACATTCGCGCATTCCTGACGTTCAAGCGGCTTAGAAAACAAAAAAACACCGGGAAACCCCGATGTTATGCTATATTTTATGGGAAGTTAGGTGAATATAGATGCCATAATTTTATTCTTATTATGCTCATTTATCCGTGTTGAGAGTTTCTTTAATTTGCGGGATAGATAATCCGTTTGATTTCAGTTCTTTAATTAAAAGAATGCGCGCGACAGTTTCCTCTCTTTTATATTTGCGTGTCAGATTCTCTTCCGCCTGTTCAAAAGGCAGCATACCCTCTTCTGTATAAAATTTCAGTGTGCTATAGCGAGAATCCGTAAGCCGCACTAATTCACCTATAGATACGATATTAGAGGCCAATATAGTCTCCATGGAACGTTGTCTTGACATGATTACCGACTCCTTTAAATTGGGAGTCTCGGGAGTAGACGCACACCATGAATTGGCACTCTCCCGTAAATGGCATGCGGAATCGCTTCGTAAACAATATTATCTATTTTAATTGTCTGCCCTTCCCCTAACACCTTAACCGCATGGCCATTGGACTCTAACCGCATCCTCACATCGTGTAGTCTTTTTGTTGAATTAGAAAGCATCGCCTCCGTATCAATGAAAACAGATTGCGAACGTTCAAGGATTGGAAATAGAAAATTCAAACCGCTGCCCACGGGTGTCTTTACTGCCGCTTTTTTCATACGGAGGAATTGTTTTATTGCTAATTCTATTCCGTGATGGATTCGGATTGGATATACTGCTTTTGCCAGTGGAGTACTTTGATATAATTTATACATTCTTGCACTCACCTTTTCTAACTCATTCCGCGAAAAAAAATCATGCATACATCCGCTTTCACGCAGGAGCCAAAGCATACAGATTGTCTCATCTGTTACTGGGCCATCTTCCAGAATTTCTGCTCGAATATTCTCTGTAATCCTTGTATATTCCTGAATATGGCTACGATATTCTTTGAT
The nucleotide sequence above comes from Paenibacillus sp. IHBB 10380. Encoded proteins:
- a CDS encoding CynX/NimT family MFS transporter, yielding MQSKQPRINSKTRPTSTGWLLLLGIILIAMNLRAPLTSVGPLIGIIRDDLGISNTLAGLITTLPLIAFALLSPLAPKLARRFGMSPVLFGALSLLVVGIVLRSSWNIGSLLIGTVILGLAISMCNVLMPSLIKEKYPLKIGIMIGVYSVSMNFSGAIASGISVPVANLTGLGWKGALGIWGMLAFIALLVWIPQLGRRQQKVKTTTSDEKRTNLWKSPLAWQVTLFMGLQSMIFYVVVSWLPDILKSQGMSSDSAGWVLSLMQLAILPVTFIVPILAGRMKNQIGLMILTALFFFSGIGGLLSGNHTLVLLWAILIGVGGGCAFSLAMMLFGLRTSNAHDAAELSGMAQSIGYLLAALGPILFGYLHDVTNGWNVPLIVLLVITSLLLIFGVASGRNRLIGEENS
- a CDS encoding FadR/GntR family transcriptional regulator, with translation MLQKTTRLTLVDQVIIQIESLIESGTWPIGKKIPPEPDLVHELNVSRNTLREGIKALCHAGVLTTKQGDGTYVSSSSALGTAIQRRVQKSSLLETLEVRNALEREAAKLSAERRTEGDLEKIRFYQQECNSFSEVRDLERYVDADIKLHQTIVESAGNRMLIDLYAHITEAIQDSITALIKKQFHANLPQKKHDQLVDAIYAQDSEAAAQSVYLFINELKRAIEMEEI
- a CDS encoding GNAT family N-acetyltransferase, coding for MNIVFRNFDNSYYDKVCDFLIELSKDDRRHINWNWARWEWMFFHPEFNRDLMDKIGLWYCDDELVGIATYDHYFGEAFFATKQGFGELEKDILEYAIATFSNENGLGIAVNDTDTHTLDLLRSNKFVKNDLTENILELTLENVSLDFITPEGVTVKNIDIKKDLYKHHNLLWKAFDNEGHVPVDETTMNKQKVMLSATNLNSFLHIVAENEDGEYVAYCGLWYSQKTDYAYVEPVCTIPEYRHKGLGKAVVLEALKRCYSLGAKKAYVISDNSFYKSLGFHQHSHYTFYWHNI
- a CDS encoding helix-turn-helix domain-containing protein, yielding MSRQRSMETILASNIVSIGELVRLTDSRYSTLKFYTEEGMLPFEQAEENLTRKYKREETVARILLIKELKSNGLSIPQIKETLNTDK